One Lutzomyia longipalpis isolate SR_M1_2022 chromosome 4, ASM2433408v1 DNA segment encodes these proteins:
- the LOC129796509 gene encoding UPF0547 protein C16orf87 homolog, with protein MIKKACPACKSQVAVACKSCKCGHSFFNARARKNSQKVEVDGAKRRTGRVRREKPQFYDPSKFENKRKRNKRKNSAKYPIESNGKSTRAGTRLRGPRGRTKKIQEETGGSKIAELSEEKQKVASIILAEINQKLGSVVWNP; from the exons ATGATCAAAAAAGCCTGCCCTGCGTGTAAATCCCAAGTAGCTGTTGCGTGCAAAAGTTGCAAATGTGgacattcatttttcaatGCACGAGCACGAAAGAATTCCCAAAAGGTCGAAGTTGATGGGGCAAAGAGGCGAACGGGGCGCGTCCGGAGGGAGAAACCCCAATTCTATGATCCGTCCAAATTTGAGAATAAACGGAAGcggaataaaaggaaaaatagtGCAAAGTATCCAATTGAGTCAAATGGAAAGTCCACAAGGGCAGGGACACGTCTCAGAGGTCCCCGAGGGaggacaaagaaaattcaggaagAGACTGGAGGCAGCAAAATTGCAGA GCTATCAGAGGAGAAGCAGAAAGTCGCATCGATCATTTTGGcggaaataaatcaaaaactcGGGTCTGTCGTGTGGAATCCAtag
- the LOC129796508 gene encoding putative oligosaccharyltransferase complex subunit CG9662: protein MLENLYRIPFLVLETPNLRLKRPSWFQQPSSITVFSFVLLSYFLVTGGIIYDVIVEPPSVGSTTDEHGHTRPVAFMAYRVNGQYIMEGLASSFLFTIGGLGFIIMDQTHTPGKQKLNRILLTAMGFIFILVSFFTTWIFMRMKLPGYLQP from the exons ATGCTGGAAAATCTCTACAGGATTCCTTTTCTCGTTCTAGAGACTCCCAATTTGCGCCTCAAGCGACCATCGTGGTTTCAGCAACCCAGCAGCATCACAGTTTTCTCATTTGTTCTCCTCTCGTACTTTTTGGTTACCGGAG gaataatCTACGATGTTATTGTGGAGCCACCGAGTGTGGGATCAACAACAGATGAACACGGGCACACCCGACCGGTGGCATTTATGGCCTATCGCGTAAATGGGCAGTACATCATGGAGGGATTGGCAAGTAGCTTCCTCTTCACAATAGGTGGTCTAGGATTCATTATAATGGACCAAACGCACACACCTGGGAAGCAAAAACTGAATAGAATTCTTCTAACGGCCATGGGATTCATCTTTATCCTCGTATCGTTTTTCACGACGTGGATTTTTATGAGGATGAAACTCCCTGGATACCTTCAGCCCTAA
- the LOC129796485 gene encoding caspase-8 has product MSVSKELTSDALPKASANLSMAKISLEDLELLEKDLLFYEKVSVCFLLLRGQRDLNFLLEKLITAFKINRIGRLEDTKIITPWARSDPDYKWREHLVEALAIVKSNKVLKKLGFELSDLQETYHPHIDEFSVHVHPILKILYRMCEKMPRNGRQRLIQHIRNDCQDFINVGVDAEDFLEIYFLSWIQLKIISIGDKSGLGAQIDKVLEFLKVNEMDEFYDKLTKFTATSLDATVQEGSSPVRPKQPPKSNAMKKINEENYFQMNPDAMGYVVIVNEKNFHRDPLRIVETSFLQRDLETRHGTEKDVESLRETFSALGFSVIVKDDLTSDEILTTLTEYVEKTASRSLSSLIIVMLSHGFEGSIYGSNSIPVEIRRIKEALYCEKLKDIPKILIIQACQNNDAFLNGKLTIDAAPSVDAAANLLVAFSTVEGFTSIRHTTEGTWFIQILCAKIRQLYKKEHFGDILTKVTCEVAAQIGDGGQKMMPKYESTLLKNLYFFPQ; this is encoded by the exons ATGTCAGTGTCCAAGGAATTAACCAGTGATGCCTTACCAAAGGCATCAGCTAATCTATCAATGGCTAAGATCTCCCTGGAAGATTTGGAGTTGCTGGAGAAAGATTTACTTTTCTACGAGAAG GTATCCGTTTGCTTCTTGCTGCTTCGTGGGCAAAGggatctcaattttcttcttgaaaaattaataacagCCTTCAAAATTAATCGAATAGGAAGATTGGAGGATACAAAGATTATCACTCCATGGGCACGGAGTGATCCAGATTACAAATGGCGGGAGCATCTTGTGGAAGCACTAGCCATTGTCAAGAGCAATAAAGTGCTGAAGAAGTTGGGATTTGAGTTGAGTGATCTTCAAGAGACTTACCATCCACATATTGACGAGTTTTCGGTGCATGTTCATCCCATCCTCAAAATTCTGTACAGGATGTGTGAGAAAATGCCACGAAATGGAAGACAGAGGTTGATTCAACACATCCGAAATGATTGCCAAGACTTCATCAATGTAGGAGTGGATGCAGAAGATTTCTTGGAGATTTACTTCCTTAGTTGGATTCAATTGAAGATCATCTCAATTGGTGATAAGAGTGGCCTTGGAGCGCAAATTGATAAAGTTTTGGAATTTCTGAAAGTCAATGAAATGGatgaattttatgataaaCTCACGAAGTTTACTGCAACATCCCTTGATGCAACAGTTCAGGAGGGTAGTAGTCCTGTGCGACCGAAACAACCACCAAAGAGCAATGCAATGAAGAAGATTAACGAGGAGAATTACTTCCAAATGAATCCTGACGCTATGGGATACGTTGTCATTGtgaatgagaagaatttcCATAGAGATCCTCTAAGGATTGTTGAGACATCCTTCCTTCAGCGTGATCTTGAGACACGACATGGCACAGAGAAGGATGTTGAAAGTCTCCGTGAGACATTTTCAGCTCTTGGATTCAGTGTGATTGTCAAGGATGATTTGACGAGTGATGAGATTTTAACAACATTGACAGAATACGTTGAGAAGACGGCCTCCAGATCCCTCTCATCCCTCATCATTGTGATGCTCTCTCATGGATTTGAGGGCAGTATCTATGGGTCCAATAGCATCCCTGTGGAAATTCGTAGAATCAAGGAAGCTCTGTACTGTGAGAAGTTGAAGGACATTCCGAAGATTCTCATTATTCAGGCGTGTCAGAACAATGATGCCTTCCTCAATGGAAAACTCACCATTGATGCTGCTCCCTCGGTTGATGCTGCAGCAAACCTCCTCGTGGCCTTCTCAACAGTTGAAGGATTCACTTCCATTCGTCACACAACTGAGGGTACATGGTTCATCCAGATTCTCTGTGCTAAAATCCGTCAATTGTACAAAAAGGAGCACTTTGGGGATATTCTTACGAAAGTAACATGCGAAGTAGCTGCCCAAATTGGTGATGGTGGACAGAAAATGATGCCAAAGTACGAATCAACACTGTTGAAGAACCTCTACTTCTTTCCACAGTGA